A stretch of Brassica rapa cultivar Chiifu-401-42 chromosome A08, CAAS_Brap_v3.01, whole genome shotgun sequence DNA encodes these proteins:
- the LOC103833575 gene encoding serine hydroxymethyltransferase 7, with product MDLSGSDSNVSLGIGCSHASSSSMAPTPRIPIADDSINLQVDPSFRSSPVTFPPIPLQLLEQKVAAVEEPKKDGDEKEDEHFRILGHHMCLKRQRDCPLLLAQSKHPRRTIAGDTDLESRRAAVRAWGDQPLHLADPDIHEMMEKEKQRQVKGIELIASENFVCRAVMEALGSHLTNKYSEGMPGARYYTGNQYIDQIENLCIARALAAFGLEPDKWGVNVQPYSCTSANFAVYTALLLPGERIMGLDSPSGGHMSHGYCTPAGKKISATSIFFESFPYKVNPQTGYIDYDKLEDKALDYRPKILICGGSSYPRDWDFSRVRQIADKCGAVLMCDMAHISGLVATKECSNPFDHCDIVTSTTHKGLRGPRGGIIFYRRGPKIRKQAHHASHCDSSTHYDLEEKINFAVFPSLQGGPHNNHIAALAIALKQVATPEYKAYVQQMKKNAQALASALLRRKCRLVTGGTDNHLLLWDLTPLGLTGKVYEKVCEMCHITLNKTAIFGDNGTISPGGVRIGTPAMTTRGCVESDFETIADFLMKAAQITSALQREHGKSHKEFVKSLCSNKDICDLRNRVEAFALQYEMPAASQI from the exons ATGGATTTGAGTGGTTCTGATTCTAACGTTTCATTAGGGATTGGTTGTTCGCacgcatcatcatcatcaatggcTCCGACTCCGAGAATCCCGATTGCTGACGATTCGATTAATCTACAAGTGGATCCCAGTTTCCGATCATCGCCGGTCACTTTCCCGCCGATTCCGTTGCAGTTACTGGAACAGAAAGTCGCCGCCGTGGAGGAGCCAAAGAAAGACGGAGATGAAAAGGAGGATGAGCACTTCAGGATCTTAGGTCACCATATGTGTCTGAAAAGGCAACGAGACTGTCCGCTTCTTCTAGCTCAATCAAAACATCCGAGGAGAACGATCGCCGGCGACACGGATCTTGAATCGAGACGTGCTGCTGTGCGTGCCTGGGGAGATCAGCCTCTTCATTTGGCGGACCCAGACATCCACGAGatgatggagaaggagaagcaAAGGCAAGTCAAAGGAATCGAGCTGATTGCTTCCGAGAACTTCGTGTGTCGAGCTGTCATGGAAGCGTTGGGAAGTCACTTGACCAACAAATACTCTGAAGGCATGCCTGGAGCCAGATACTACACCGGGAATCAATACATCGACCAGATTGAGAATCTCTGCATCGCTAGAGCTCTTGCTGCCTTTGGTCTTGAACCCGACAAATGGGGTGTTAATGTTCAGCCCTATTCTTGTACCTCTGCCAATTTCGCAGTCTACACCGCTCTTTTACTTCCCGGCGAGCGGATCATGGGGCTTGATTCTCCTTCCGGTGGCCACATGAGTCATGGCTATTGTACTCCAGCTGGCAAGAAGATCTCCGCTACATCAATCTTCTTTGAGAGCTTTCCTTATAAAGTCAATCCCCAGACTGGGTATATTGATTACGATAAGCTTGAGGATAAGGCTCTTGATTACCGCCCCAAGATTCTTATTTGTGGAGGCAGCTCCTACCCTAGGGACTGGGATTTTTCAAGGGTTAGACAAATTGCTGACAAGTGTGGAGCTGTTTTGATGTGTGATATGGCTCATATTAGCGGTCTTGTGGCCACTAAG GAATGTTCTAATCCATTTGATCACTGTGACATCGTTACCTCCACTACCCACAAAGGTCTACGTGGTCCCAGAGGAGGTATCATCTTCTACAGGAGAGGACCAAAGATAAGAAAGCAAGCCCATCACGCCAGTCATTGCGACAGTTCCACGCACTATGATTTAGAGGAGAAGATCAACTTTGCTGTTTTTCCCTCGCTACAAGGAGGTCCTCACAACAACCATATCGCAGCTCTCGCCATTGCCTTGAAACAAGTGGCTACTCCAGAGTACAAAGCTTACGTACAACAGATGAAGAAAAATGCTCAAGCTTTAGCATCAGCTCTGCTTAGAAGAAAATGCAGACTGGTTACAGGTGGCACAGACAACCATTTGTTGCTCTGGGATCTCACTCCTTTGGGCTTAACTG GGAAAGTCTACGAAAAGGTCTGTGAGATGTGCCATATAACCTTGAACAAGACTGCTATATTTGGTGACAATGGTACAATATCTCCTGGAGGTGTAAGGATAG GGACACCGGCGATGACAACTCGAGGCTGTGTAGAGTCTGATTTCGAGACAATAGCGGATTTTCTGATGAAAGCAGCTCAGATAACGAGTGCGTTGCAGAGAGAACATGGCAAGTCACACAAGGAGTTTGTGAAGAGTCTATGCTCTAACAAAGACATATGTGATCTTAGAAACCGAGTTGAAGCATTTGCTTTGCAGTATGAGATGCCTGCTGCTTCTCAGATTTGA
- the LOC103848759 gene encoding uncharacterized protein At4g37920, producing the protein MVSVSCSCAVSSFRSVEYGAPSFCAGSHVRLTTGALQSGQGYFLNLKNKRPPRFAVSAVVDDKSVVTPKEKKDESVVDDQKMVKVCDKLIEVFMVDKPSPSDWRRLLAFSKEWDSIRPHFYKRCRDRADSEDDNPEMKHKVLRLARKLKEVDEDIQRHNELLNVIKTTSPADIGQLVSRRRKDFTNEFFDHLHIVAESYYDNPDEQTALASLGKLCIAAVQAYDTSTESIDALNAAEMKLQDIINSPSLDAACRKIDSLAEKNQLDSALVLMITKAWSAAKDSNMMKDEVKDILYHLYVTARGNLQRLMPKEVRILKYLLSIEDPEEQMSALQDAFTPGEELEGTDVDYLYTTPEHLQSLIKTVLEAYHFSREGSLVKEAKDLMHPELIAKMEQLKQVVEKKYM; encoded by the exons ATGGTGTCTGTTTCTTGCTCTTGTGCGGTTTCTAGCTTTCGCTCCGTAGAATATGGAGCTCCTTCCTTTTGTGCCGGAAGTCATGTGCGACTCACTACCGGTGCGCTTCAAAGCGGACAAG GTTATTTCCTAAACTTGAAGAATAAAAGACCTCCCCGGTTCGCTGTTTCCGCTGTTGTGGATGATAAAAGTGTTGTAACCCCTAAAGAGAAGAAAGACGAAAGCGTGGTGGATGACCAGAAGATGGTCAAAGTTTGTGACAAGCTCATTGAGGTTTTCATGGTCGACAAGCCCTCACCATCTGATTGGCGAAGGCTGCTAGCTTTCAGCAAAGAATGGGATAGCATCCGTCCCCATTTCTACAAAAGGTGTCGGGATCGAGCTGATTCTGAGGATGATAACCCTGAGATGAAGCACAAGGTTCTCCGTCTTGCAAGAAAGCTAAAGGAGGTTGATGAAGACATTCAAAGGCACAATGAGCTTTTAAATGTCATCAAGACGACATCACCTGCTGACATTGGCCAACTTGTTTCCAGGCGACGTAAAGATTTCACTAACGAGTTTTTCGACCATTTGCACATTGTTGCCGAATCCTACTATGACAATCCGGATGAGCAGACTG CTCTTGCATCACTTGGGAAGTTGTGTATCGCGGCTGTGCAAGCTTATGACACTTCAACAGAAAGTATTGATGCACTAAACGCCGCGGAAATGAAGCTGCAAGACATAATCAATTCACCTTCTCTTGATGCTGCCTGCAGAAAGATTGACAGTTTGGCTGAGAAGAATCAGCTTGACTCGGCTTTGGTTCTTATGATCACAAAAGCTTGGTCTGCTGCAAAGGATTCCAACATGATGAAAGATGAG GTGAAAGACATATTGTATCATTTGTACGTTACGGCCAGAGGGAATCTGCAGAGGCTTATGCCTAAAGAGGTGCGAATACTCAAGTATCTACTATCCATAGAGGATCCCGAGGAACAGATGAGCGCTCTACAAGACGCTTTTACCCCTGGGGAGGAGCTTGAAGGGACTGATGTAGACTACTTGTACAC GACGCCTGAGCATTTGCAGAGCTTGATAAAGACGGTGCTGGAGGCGTATCATTTCAGTAGAGAAGGGAGTTTAGTGAAGGAAGCCAAGGACCTTATGCATCCTGAGCTTATTGCCAAAATGGAACAACTCAAGCAGGTTGTTGAGAAGAAATATATGTGA
- the LOC103848760 gene encoding tRNA (carboxymethyluridine(34)-5-O)-methyltransferase encodes MRDVKVKANSKSTEEEENEMSSSLSVKSTPEIEKKYVHRVYDAIAPHFSSTRFAKWPKVAAFLESLPSGSVVLDAGCGNGKYLGLNPSCFFIGCDISNPLIKICSDKGQEVLVADAVNLPYREEFGDAAISIAVLHHLSTENRRKSAIEELVRVVKPGGFVLITVWAAEQEDKSLLTKWTPLSPKYVEEWVGPGSPMNSPRVRNNPFFGLESIPETDVSAKDQKAGLESIPETEESTREPKATQDSLGEQKDKSSVEVLLEALKMNQQEYFVPWHLPYHRAEVSGASASALASGLAKKDDRKGTVVYNRYYHVFSEGELERLASGVGNAIIVDRFYDKSNWCIVLQKEALNQD; translated from the exons ATGAGAGACGTCAAAGTGAAAGCTAATTCTAAGtcaactgaagaagaagaaaatgagatGTCTTCGTCATTGAGCGTTAAATCCACACCGGAGATCGAGAAGAAGTATGTTCATCGAGTGTACGACGCTATTGCTCCACATTTCAGCTCGACAAGGTTTGCTAAGTGGCCTAAGGTCGCTGCCTTTCTCGAGTCGTTGCCTTCAGGATCTGTGGTTCTTGATGCAGGTTGCGGAAACGGCAAGTATCTGGGGTTAAACCCGAGCTGTTTCTTTATAGGATGCGACATAAGTAACCCACTTATCAAAATCTGCTCGGATAAAGGGCAAGAGGTTCTCGTTGCAGACGCTGTCAATCTTCCTTACAGAGAGGAGTTTGGCGATGCAGCCATCTCCATTGCGGTTTTGCATCACTTGAGCACCGAGAACAGAAGGAAGAGTGCCATTGAGGAACTGGTTCGGGTCGTTAAGCCTGGTGGGTTCGTTCTCATCACGGTTTGGGCGGCAGAGCAGGAAGACAAATCTTTGCTCACTAAATGGACACCATTGTCTCCAAAGTATGTTGAGGAATGGGTCGGACCAGGTAGTCCAATGAACAGCCCTCGTGTAAGGAACAACCCGTTCTTCGGTCTTGAGAGCATTCCGGAGACTGACGTGAGTGCAAAGGATCAAAAGGCTGGTCTTGAGAGCATTCCAGAGACCGAGGAGAGCACGAGAGAGCCAAAGGCGACCCAAGATAGCTTGGGCGAGCAAAAGGATAAGAGCTCTGTTGAAGTGTTATTGGAGGCTCTGAAGATGAATCAGCAAGAGTACTTTGTTCCATGGCATTTACCTTACCACCGTGCTGAAGTTAGTGGTGCATCCGCTTCTGCACTTGCAAGTGGCCTTGCAAAGAAAGACGATAGAAAAGGAACTGTTGTGTACAACAGATACTACCACGTTTTCAGTGAAGGCGAACTTGAAAG GTTGGCATCTGGAGTAGGCAATGCAATTATAGTTGATAGATTTTACGACAAGTCCAATTGGTGTATTGTTCTTCAGAAAGAAGCTTTAAACCAAGATTGA